From a single Erpetoichthys calabaricus chromosome 1, fErpCal1.3, whole genome shotgun sequence genomic region:
- the LOC114650225 gene encoding dual specificity protein phosphatase 26, with translation MAFMSRFSRSSSRSPNRKESDRSSPVLTVFELERLLYTGKTACNHADEVWPRLYLGDQDIAADRRELTKMGITHILNCAHSKWRGGAEYYEGMNITYHGIEAHDSPTFDMSVNFYPAADFIHKALSNGGCILVHCAVGVSRSATLVLAYLMIRQDMTLVEAIKTVKDHRGIIPNRGFLRQLSGLDSVLKASRKT, from the exons ATGGCCTTTATGTCCAGATTCTCCCGGAGTAGTTCCAGGTCTCCAAATCGTAAGGAGTCAGATCGCAGTTCTCCAGTTCTTACAGTGTTTGAGTTGGAGCGGCTGTTGTACACTGGAAAAACTGCATGCAACCATGCAGATGAAGTGTGGCCGAGGCTATACCTGGGGGACCA GGACATAGCTGCGGATCGTCGAGAGTTGACCAAGATGGGGATTACACacattttaaactgtgctcaCAGTAAATGGAGAGGAGGTGCAGAGTACTATGAAGGAATGAATATCACCTATCATGGAATTGAAGCGCATGACTCTCCCACATTTGACATGAGTGTGAATTTCTACCCAGCAGCAGACTTCATCCACAAAGCGTTGTCCAATGGAG GATGCATCTTAGTGCACTGTGCTGTTGGAGTCAGTAGATCAGCTACCCTGGTCCTGGCATATCTCATGATTCGTCAAGACATGACACTGGTGGAAGCCATTAAAACTGTGAAAGACCACCGTGGCATCATCCCCAACCGTGGCTTCCTACGGCAGCTGTCAGGATTGGATTCAGTCCTAAAAGCCAGTCGAAAGACATGA